In a genomic window of Glycine max cultivar Williams 82 chromosome 13, Glycine_max_v4.0, whole genome shotgun sequence:
- the LOC102665008 gene encoding transcriptional adapter ADA2a, with translation MLLLEDLSHVMGKSKEELFAMMTGHEAKKEFSLTTELTLKEEPPFADGINYEESKKEEINNQTMSRLTSACGKAYSSTVKKASSVIQNNGVKVEDRNIGQKKLKLSGEDRPSMTDLSGYSFKQEEFDVEYDNDAEQVLAVMEFKDTDTEAEYEMKLQVLHIYSKRYEHLIFLLKKESFSFFRKKLTI, from the exons ATGTTACTTCTAGAG GATTTGTCTCATGTTATGGGAAAGAGCAAAGAGGAACTCTTTGCAATGATGACGGGGCATGAAGCCAAGAAAG AATTTTCTCTAACTACAGAGCTTACTCTGAAAGAAGAACCTCCCTTTGCTGATGGAATAAA CTATGAAGaatcaaagaaggaagaaatcAATAATCAAACCATGTCTAGGTTAACCTCAG CATGTGGCAAAGCTTACTCGAGTACAGTTAAGAAGGCTTCCAGCGTGATCCAAAATAATGGAGTTAAGGTGGAAG ATCGGAACATTGGACAGAAGAAACTTAAATTATCAGGGGAAGATAGGCCTTCTATGACAGATTTGAGTGGATACAGTTTTAAGCAAGAGGAATTTGATGTTGAATACGACAATGATGCAGAGCAAGTGTTGGCTGTTATGGAATTTAAGGACACTGATACTGAAGCTGAATATGAAATGAAACTGCAGGTGCTCCATATCTACTCAAAAAGGTATGAGcaccttatttttttgttaaagaaaGAAAGCTTCTCATTCTTCCGGAAGAAATTAACCATTTAG